From one Plectropomus leopardus isolate mb chromosome 8, YSFRI_Pleo_2.0, whole genome shotgun sequence genomic stretch:
- the LOC121946700 gene encoding synaptotagmin-2-like isoform X1 — MTKWNLFRHQTTPMVAAKPTGASALTVTPASVALVSADNTTEPVNKNDAFDEIKNKFLNEIDKIPLPSWAIIAIAVVAALLILTCCFCIIKKCCCKKKKNKKGKKGKGDMGMKNLKGGEKQQDDDDEEDDVEPGLTGDEKEEEVKEKEKLGKLQYSIDYDFQENKLTVGILQAADLLSMDSGGTSDPYVKVFVLPDKKKKFDTKVHKKTLNPVFNETFTFKIPFQEMGGKTLVMSVYDFDRFSKHDVIGEIKIPMNTLDLAKPIEEWRDLDSADQEEPEKLGDICISLRYVPTAGKLTICILEAKNLKKMDVGGLSDPYVKINLLQNGKRLKKKKTTVKKNTLNPYYNESFSFEIPLEQMQKILAVITVLDYDKIGKNDAIGKILVGSKCTGAGLKHWSDMLANPRRPIAQWHPLQPEEEVDAAIAALNAKK; from the exons ATGACGAAGTGGAACTTGTTCAGGCATCAGACAACGCCCATGGTCGCTGCTAAGCCAACGGGGGCCAGTGCCTTGACTGTGACTCCAGCCTCCGTCGCATTAGTCTCTGCCGACAACACCACCGAACCGGTCAACAAGAACGATGCCTTTGACGAGATCAAAAACAAGTTCCTAAATGAAATCGACAAGATCCCAC TGCCGTCCTGGGCTATCATTGCCATTGCCGTGGTCGCTGCTTTACTCATTCTAACATGCTGCTTCTGCATCATCAAGAAATGCTGttgcaagaagaagaagaacaagaaggGCAAGAAGGGGAAGGGGGACATGGGAATGAAGAACCTGAAAGGGGGAGAG AAACAACAGGATGAcgatgatgaagaagatgatgtCGAACCCGGACTGACTGGAGacgagaaagaggaggaagtgaaggagaaagagaagctGGGGAAGCTGCAGTACTCCATTGATTATGACTTCCAGGAGAACAAG CTGACTGTGGGAATCCTGCAAGCAGCTGATCTCCTCTCCATGGACAGCGGAGGCACCTCTGACCCCTACGTCAAGGTCTTTGTCCTCCCTGACAAAAAGAAGAAGTTTGACACAAAGGTTCACAAGAAAACACTCAATCCTGTCTTCAATGAGACCTTTACCTTCAAG ATTCCATTCCAAGAGATGGGAGGAAAGACTCTGGTGATGTCAGTCTATGACTTTGATCGCTTCTCTAAACATGATGTCATCGGAGAGATTAAAATACCCATGAACACCCTTGACCTGGCAAAGCCAATTGAGGAGTGGAGAGACCTGGACAGCGCAGATCAAGAAGAG CCTGAGAAGCTGGGTGACATTTGCATCTCTCTGCGTTACGTCCCCACTGCTGGCAAACTTACCATCTGTATCCTGGAGGCCAAGAACCTGAAGAAAATGGACGTGGGTGGGCTGTCAG ATCCTTACGTGAAAATTAACCTCCTGCAGAATGGAAAGaggctgaagaagaagaagacgacaGTGAAGAAGAACACTTTGAATCCGTACTACAATGAGTCCTTCAGCTTTGAGATTCCTCTTGAACAAATGCAG AAAATCCTAGCTGTGATCACAGTGCTGGATTATGACAAGATTGGCAAGAACGATGCCATTGGGAAGATCTTGGTGGGAAGCAAGTGCACGGGGGCCGGGCTGAAACACTGGTCCGACATGCTGGCCAACCCCCGCCGCCCCATCGCCCAGTGGCATCCACTGCagccagaggaggaggtggatgcTGCCATCGCAGCCCTGAATGCCAAGAAGTAA
- the LOC121946700 gene encoding synaptotagmin-2-like isoform X2, translating into MTKWNLFRHQTTPMVAAKPTGASALTVTPASVALVSADNTTEPVNKNDAFDEIKNKFLNEIDKIPLPSWAIIAIAVVAALLILTCCFCIIKKCCCKKKKNKKGKKGKGDMGMKNLKGGEDDDDEEDDVEPGLTGDEKEEEVKEKEKLGKLQYSIDYDFQENKLTVGILQAADLLSMDSGGTSDPYVKVFVLPDKKKKFDTKVHKKTLNPVFNETFTFKIPFQEMGGKTLVMSVYDFDRFSKHDVIGEIKIPMNTLDLAKPIEEWRDLDSADQEEPEKLGDICISLRYVPTAGKLTICILEAKNLKKMDVGGLSDPYVKINLLQNGKRLKKKKTTVKKNTLNPYYNESFSFEIPLEQMQKILAVITVLDYDKIGKNDAIGKILVGSKCTGAGLKHWSDMLANPRRPIAQWHPLQPEEEVDAAIAALNAKK; encoded by the exons ATGACGAAGTGGAACTTGTTCAGGCATCAGACAACGCCCATGGTCGCTGCTAAGCCAACGGGGGCCAGTGCCTTGACTGTGACTCCAGCCTCCGTCGCATTAGTCTCTGCCGACAACACCACCGAACCGGTCAACAAGAACGATGCCTTTGACGAGATCAAAAACAAGTTCCTAAATGAAATCGACAAGATCCCAC TGCCGTCCTGGGCTATCATTGCCATTGCCGTGGTCGCTGCTTTACTCATTCTAACATGCTGCTTCTGCATCATCAAGAAATGCTGttgcaagaagaagaagaacaagaaggGCAAGAAGGGGAAGGGGGACATGGGAATGAAGAACCTGAAAGGGGGAGAG GATGAcgatgatgaagaagatgatgtCGAACCCGGACTGACTGGAGacgagaaagaggaggaagtgaaggagaaagagaagctGGGGAAGCTGCAGTACTCCATTGATTATGACTTCCAGGAGAACAAG CTGACTGTGGGAATCCTGCAAGCAGCTGATCTCCTCTCCATGGACAGCGGAGGCACCTCTGACCCCTACGTCAAGGTCTTTGTCCTCCCTGACAAAAAGAAGAAGTTTGACACAAAGGTTCACAAGAAAACACTCAATCCTGTCTTCAATGAGACCTTTACCTTCAAG ATTCCATTCCAAGAGATGGGAGGAAAGACTCTGGTGATGTCAGTCTATGACTTTGATCGCTTCTCTAAACATGATGTCATCGGAGAGATTAAAATACCCATGAACACCCTTGACCTGGCAAAGCCAATTGAGGAGTGGAGAGACCTGGACAGCGCAGATCAAGAAGAG CCTGAGAAGCTGGGTGACATTTGCATCTCTCTGCGTTACGTCCCCACTGCTGGCAAACTTACCATCTGTATCCTGGAGGCCAAGAACCTGAAGAAAATGGACGTGGGTGGGCTGTCAG ATCCTTACGTGAAAATTAACCTCCTGCAGAATGGAAAGaggctgaagaagaagaagacgacaGTGAAGAAGAACACTTTGAATCCGTACTACAATGAGTCCTTCAGCTTTGAGATTCCTCTTGAACAAATGCAG AAAATCCTAGCTGTGATCACAGTGCTGGATTATGACAAGATTGGCAAGAACGATGCCATTGGGAAGATCTTGGTGGGAAGCAAGTGCACGGGGGCCGGGCTGAAACACTGGTCCGACATGCTGGCCAACCCCCGCCGCCCCATCGCCCAGTGGCATCCACTGCagccagaggaggaggtggatgcTGCCATCGCAGCCCTGAATGCCAAGAAGTAA